In the genome of uncultured Campylobacter sp., one region contains:
- a CDS encoding vWA domain-containing protein — protein MKKIILLVAALAGIMFAKSVELATPPDHKDGVNHLELVLILDKSGSMSGLESDTIGGFNSMIEKERKEGIDASVTTVLFDTKFNVIHDRTPLKKVENLTSKEYYAGGNTALLDAVGSTIARIERVPDIYAKNNRVLFVIITDGMENSSREYSKAQIKKMISDKQEKYDWEFIFLGANIDAASEAQSIGIRSENALKYENSKEGVSKNFEAAAEISKDVATDNKANSKWRDKVLQDKK, from the coding sequence ATGAAAAAAATCATCCTTCTTGTAGCCGCGCTTGCGGGCATAATGTTTGCCAAAAGCGTAGAGCTCGCCACGCCGCCCGATCATAAAGACGGCGTAAATCACCTGGAATTGGTACTGATCTTAGATAAATCAGGCTCGATGAGCGGGCTTGAGAGCGACACGATCGGCGGATTTAACTCGATGATAGAAAAGGAGCGCAAAGAGGGGATCGACGCCAGCGTCACGACCGTGCTTTTCGATACGAAATTTAATGTCATCCACGATCGCACGCCGCTTAAAAAGGTCGAAAACCTAACATCCAAAGAGTACTACGCCGGCGGCAACACCGCGCTACTTGACGCCGTCGGCAGCACGATAGCGCGTATCGAGCGAGTGCCCGACATCTATGCCAAAAACAATCGCGTGCTTTTCGTCATCATCACCGACGGGATGGAAAATTCAAGCCGCGAATACTCCAAAGCGCAGATTAAGAAGATGATTAGCGACAAGCAGGAAAAATACGACTGGGAGTTTATCTTTTTAGGCGCTAATATCGACGCCGCAAGCGAAGCGCAAAGCATCGGCATCAGAAGCGAAAACGCCTTAAAATACGAGAATTCCAAAGAGGGCGTGAGTAAAAATTTTGAAGCGGCAGCCGAGATATCCAAAGACGTAGCGACCGACAACAAAGCAAACTCGAAATGGCGCGATAAGGTGCTTCAGGACAAAAAATAG
- a CDS encoding alanine racemase gives MRVSDIDTPALLIDREIVLRNLQKMQSYADAAGVSLRPHTKTHKMPYFAKLQESIGAAGITVAKTGEAEIMAANGLKDIFIANEIVGELKFQRIIALLRAGINLSFGADSIEQARLIECAFERSGTKACVLAEIEVGENRSGFVEKQDFAAFIKFLKGCKNIEFRGVFSHDGYSYKAADKSECERVHLAAQRRTLEFADIARELALPARVVSIGSTPSLINDFEILKGVTEIRPGTYIFMDASQAQAYGDYSMNAASILTTVISRPTADRTITDVGAKGLTQQRRTEGFTATPGLGRIKGTDVWINGVYDEHAIICDRALRDAVRMGDRLEIYPNHICPVVNLYEFAYLVSGGEVIEKITVLCRGKLQ, from the coding sequence ATGAGAGTATCCGACATCGACACGCCGGCGTTGCTGATTGATCGCGAGATCGTGCTTCGCAACCTGCAAAAGATGCAAAGCTACGCGGACGCCGCGGGCGTGAGCCTGCGCCCGCACACCAAAACGCACAAAATGCCCTATTTCGCGAAGCTGCAAGAGAGCATCGGCGCTGCGGGCATCACGGTCGCCAAAACGGGCGAGGCCGAGATTATGGCGGCAAACGGGCTGAAAGATATATTTATCGCAAACGAGATCGTGGGCGAGCTGAAATTTCAGCGCATCATCGCACTTTTGCGCGCGGGGATAAACTTAAGCTTCGGCGCAGATAGCATAGAGCAGGCGCGCCTAATAGAGTGCGCCTTTGAGCGCAGCGGCACGAAGGCCTGCGTGCTTGCCGAGATCGAAGTGGGCGAAAACCGCTCGGGCTTTGTGGAAAAGCAGGATTTCGCAGCGTTTATAAAATTTCTAAAAGGCTGCAAAAATATCGAATTCCGCGGCGTATTCTCCCACGACGGCTACTCCTACAAGGCTGCCGATAAAAGCGAGTGCGAGCGCGTCCACCTAGCCGCGCAGCGCCGCACGCTGGAGTTTGCGGATATCGCGCGTGAGCTGGCTCTGCCCGCACGCGTCGTTAGTATCGGCTCGACGCCATCACTCATAAACGATTTTGAAATTTTAAAGGGCGTCACCGAGATCCGCCCGGGCACCTATATCTTTATGGACGCCTCGCAGGCGCAGGCGTACGGCGATTATTCGATGAACGCGGCGAGTATCCTTACGACCGTCATCAGCAGGCCTACGGCGGATCGCACCATCACCGACGTCGGCGCCAAGGGACTCACGCAGCAAAGGCGTACCGAGGGCTTCACCGCCACGCCCGGGCTCGGGCGCATAAAGGGCACGGATGTGTGGATAAATGGCGTTTACGACGAGCATGCGATCATCTGCGACAGAGCGCTACGAGACGCCGTGCGCATGGGCGATCGGCTCGAAATTTATCCGAACCACATCTGCCCCGTCGTAAATTTATACGAGTTCGCCTACCTCGTTAGCGGCGGCGAGGTCATAGAAAAGATCACCGTGCTATGCAGAGGCAAGCTGCAATGA
- a CDS encoding pyrimidine dimer DNA glycosylase/endonuclease V, which produces MRLWTISFKYLDAKGLVALWREALLAKNVLAGLSKGYKNHPQLDRFYAHENALEAVNAYLAEVYAQVCARGYKFDAAKVGEFDARNLAKISVARGQIEYEFAFLQKKLKSRDIKAYERNLSVKNIEIAGVFEEVAGGIEPWEKVKI; this is translated from the coding sequence ATGAGGCTTTGGACGATAAGCTTTAAATATCTCGATGCAAAGGGGCTTGTGGCGCTGTGGCGAGAGGCGCTGCTAGCTAAAAACGTGCTGGCGGGACTTAGCAAGGGCTATAAAAACCACCCGCAGCTTGACCGCTTTTATGCACACGAAAACGCGCTAGAGGCGGTAAATGCGTATCTGGCGGAGGTTTATGCGCAGGTCTGCGCTCGCGGGTATAAATTTGACGCCGCGAAGGTGGGCGAATTTGACGCGCGAAATTTGGCTAAAATCAGCGTCGCTCGCGGTCAGATCGAGTATGAATTCGCCTTTTTACAAAAGAAGCTAAAATCGCGCGATATCAAGGCTTACGAGCGAAATTTAAGCGTAAAAAATATAGAAATCGCAGGCGTTTTTGAGGAGGTTGCAGGCGGAATCGAGCCGTGGGAAAAGGTGAAAATTTAG